Below is a window of Desmonostoc muscorum LEGE 12446 DNA.
TCATCCCCCTCATCCCCCTCATCCCCCTCATCCCCCATAATATTGCGCGAACCAGGAGCAGGGCGTTTGTTACAAGCGGTTTATCCGTTACCAGATGTTAATCAACCAGATGTACCTGCACTGGATGTGATGGATTATATTTTGACTGAGGGTCGGAATTCTCGCCTTTATCAGGCGTTGGTGGAATCAGGTTTAGCTCGTGAAGTTACAGCATCCGTTACCAGTTTGCGGGAATTTGGCTGGTATGAGGTGTTGGTGACGGCTGCATCTAAACAAGATTTGCAAAAAATTGACTCAGTGCTGAATAGTGCGATCGCCAATATAGCAAAAAAAGGTGTGACATTAGAGGAGGTGGAACGAGCCAAAACTCAATTAACAGCAGATGTGATTTTGAGTAACCGTGATATCACTTCTCAAGGAATGCAATTGGGTCATGATGAAACCACTGCTGATGATTATCACTACACAGACCGCTATTTAGCAGCTGTCGGTTTGGTGAAGCCAACGGATGTTGTGGCTGTAATTAACAAATATCTCAAAAAAGAAACACGTAGAGTAGGCTTTTTTGAACCCACTGAACAGCAAACAACAGAAGTTGGTCATAAACCAGACTCAACCCAAACTACCGAAAATTTCTCTCCTGTAGCACCTGTGGTTGCTGCTGAAGTGGCGAATTACTTACCAACTGTGGATTTGGCAACAGATGGGTTGCTTACCGTCAACGACATCGCCCAAATACTACCACAGCAATTCCAATTGAACAACGGACTGCGGTTATTGCTATTACCCGATCATAGTACTCCCACCGTTACCCTAAGCGGCTACATTCAAGCCGGGACGGAATTTGATTCAGATGAGCAAGCTGGACTGGCTGCTTTTGTTGCAGAAAATTTGCTTAGTGGCACAAAAACCAAGGATGTCTTAACAATTGCCAAAACGTTGGCACAACGGGGTGTGAGTCTAGACTTTCAAGCCTATCCCGAAGGTGTGCAAATTGAAGGTGATAGTTTAGCACCAGACTTGCCGATACTCATTGAAATTTTGGCAGATGCTCTGAAAAATAGTACATTTCCCGTTAAAGAGTTAGAACTCCATCGCCAACAAACTTTAACCGATTTGCAAATAGAATTAGATGAGCCGTCAGAAGTAGCCAGAAGAATATTTGTTCAGTCAATTTATCCGCAAAAACATCCCTTACACACCTTTCCGACAGAGGAGAGTTTACAGCGGATTAAACGCCAGGATGTGATTGATTTCAAACTCAAACATTATCGTCCCGACACAGCGGTGCTAGTACTGGTGGGAGATTTTGAGCTAGAGTCAGTGCGATCGCTCATGGAAGCGAAGTTTGCTGACTGGCAAGTTAGCGGTGAACCACCGACATTAAAATATCCTACAGTGTCATTGCCAGAAAAAATAGTCAGTGTCAACCAAGTCTTAGTAGGTAAAACCCAAGCTGTGACTTGTATGGGTTACCCAGGTATTAACCGTTACGATCCTCGGTTTTACGCAGTTTTAGTATTGAATCAGATTTTGGGAGGCGATACCCTATCCAGTAGACTGGGAACAGAAGTGCGCGATCGCCAAGGTTTGAGTTATGGAATTTATAGCTACTTCCTAGTCGGCAAAAATGCGGGGACATTTTTGATAGAAATGCAAACTAGTCCTGAAGATAGCATCAAAGCGATCGCCAGTACCCGCCAAATACTACAGCAAATCCATGAACAAGGCGTCACCGCCCTAGAAGTAGAAACAGCTAAACGCACCCTGATTAGCAACTATAATGTTTCCCTGGCAAACCCAGACGAATTAACAGATAGAATTCTGATGAATGAAGTCTATGGACTAAATAAAACCGAATTGTACTCCTTGACTGACAAAATCCATCAAGTCAGCCTTACCGAAGTCAATCAGGCGGCTCGTGAGTTAGTCCACCCAGATAAAATTGTAGTTTCTACTGCTGGATCTGCTGTCTTGGGAAAGCAAAACCTCATGTAGAGACGCGATTTATCGCGTCTAAGTAGCTAGGCACAATTAAATATAAGACGCTCAAGGGCATATTCACCCTTTACGCTTCTGGCTTCCATGCCATCAATAATTGCCATAGCCAAATCGTAGTTATTGTCAAACATTTGTCCAGCAATTTCATGAGTTTTTAGTTGATGCCACTCTTCCTGGATCCGATTCATTTCGGAAGAATAGGGTGGTAAGAAGAAAACGAATAATCCTTTTTCCTGCCACTCAAGCCATTTTTGTTTTGCTTTCTTGCTGGTATGCAAAGACCCATTGTCGTGAACAATGACACTGATACGACCAGTTTCAACTAAAGTGTTTTGTGCTTTAGCTGCAACCCAATCCATAACCTCGATGTAGCGTTTTGTTTTGAACCCACCTTGAACCAAGGCATACTCAAAACTGACTTGGGGTTGCCATAAACCCAAAATACTAATGCGACCACCACGGCTACCAACTTGTGCCATTTGTTTTTGGCTACCGATACGACTGTAAGTGTAACTAACGGGACTCCAACGACAACACCCAGACTCATCAAGATATTTAAGCTCAACATAACCCTCTGCTGCCGCTTGCTTTAAGGTATCTAGGTCTGCTTGCTTAATTCGTCGTTTTTCTGGGTCTTGTTTTCTCTTATGAGTATGGCGGGTGCGTTTCCATTTCCACTTTTTTTTTGAGCAAACGTCGCAGACGAGACGGACTCAGTTGTACATTTCGGTCTTGAGACAATTTTTCTGATAACTGCAAACTGTTATAAGTACGGGGTTCTAACTCTAAGCAATCCTCTAAATATGCTAAGTCTGCCTCAAGCCATTTGCACTTTGCTCCACGCCCAGAAGTTTCCCACAATCCTCCCAAACCCTTATTTTCCCAACGCCTCAGTGTTGCTCGTACCGTATGTTCGTGACACTCAAAAATTTTAGCGATCGCTGGTACATTCCATCCTTGGGCATTTAATCGAATTATGTGGGCGCGATCTCGTGTTCGTTGAGGAACTGTTGTCGCCGACCGCAACTCCAAAAGCGTCAAATCTTCTAAATCTGTTAATCTAACTCGCAATGGAGCAGACATCTTGTAGTACCTGTTTTTTAGACCTTCTCTATCTTATATTTAATTGTAACCACCTACTTATTACTCATGAATAATGATTAAATAACCTATTACCTTTTAACAACTACCAATGGAAGTGTGCAAACATTTATACCAATTTTTCATGACAATTCTGACTTTCCCCACTTTTGCTTTGCTACAAGCACTAGGTCGAAACTACATAATATTGTTGTTGTTGTGCTTGAATTTCATCAATGCAACTCCAGCAATTGCAGCGAATTTGTCTAGCGATTTGCTCAAACAACCAGCCACAGAAATTACAGTTAGCTTGGGAAATGCAGCTAACGAACTCAAATTTGAACCAAATCACCTGGAATTCCTGGCTGGCAAACGCTACAATTTACGGCTAACTAATCCCAGCCAATTGAAACACTATTTTACTGCTAAAGATTTTGCCGATGGTATCTGGACACAAAAAGTTGAAGCAGGAAAAGTAGAAATTAAAGGAGCAATTCACGAACTAGAACTCAAGCCTGGTGCTGAGGCAGAATGGGTGTTTGTGCCTCTGAAATCTGGTACTTATGGTTTACGTTGTCCAATAGCTGGACATACAGAAGCAGGTATGATTGGGGAAATTGTTATTAGTAATTGAAGAAGAATTCAGAATTTAAGGAAGTGTTAAAAAATCCGTGTATTTTGAGACAGCATAGGTCAAAATTAATCAATTTGTTTGAGCCAATATAGGTTTCTTTGTAGATACTACCTTTTCAATAATGTCAGCAGTGCGAGTGACTCCACCAGCACTGCGAATTGCCTGTTGCAATCTGAGCGCATTCTTTTTGTAAGAGTTTTCTGTTAGTACCCGCTTAATAGTGTCTCGCAGCTTGTCCACAGTCAAGCTAGATAGTGGCACAAATTCTCCTGCACCGGTGTAAGCTATACGAGCAGCGATTCCTGGCTGTTCATTAGTAATAGGAATAGCTACCAAGGGGACTCCGCTGCTTAAAGCTCCCAGCACTGCATTCATTCCACCATGAGTAATAGTTAAAATCGATCTTGAGATCAATTGCTGTTGGGGTGCATAAGCTACTACCAAAGGCGAACCTGGTAGATTTGGAAGTGATTCTTTTCTGTCTGGCTGACCCAAAGAAATTACTAGTTGCACATCTAATTCCACGCAGGCTTCAGCAATCGTCTGAAAAATTTCTTCTTTACGGTTTTGTAAAGTTCCCAAGGCAGCGAAAATCAATGGTTGACCGTTTAACTTTTCAAAGGGGAAAGATATAGACGAAGAAATAGGTTCCAGCCCCGATGGATCTTGAAATGGGCCAGTGTAATGGAAACACTTAGGTAATCGTTCTCGTGGAAAGTCAAACTCAGCAGGTAACTGACATATGTGAGCGAGTTTCCCGGCAGCGTCTTCACGCTTGGCATAAGGTGGTAAATTCCATTGAAGACGTTGATTTACTACCAAATTCCAGATTTTTAGTGATAAACGGTCAAGTAAAAAGTTACCTGCTCGGTTTCGCAGACGATACCACCAGGCTTGGTTATTGCCCCAGTGTGTAAAGTAGGGGGGAACTCCGTCCTCTCTGTTGGTTAGTAGAGCATTAGACAGAGTAACGAAGGGTATTTCGGCAAAGTCGGCAATGGTTCCACCCCCAGGCGTTACCTGGTCTACTACCAGCGCTTCTATACCTGCTTTCGAGAGTGCCTCTGGTATTTCACGGAAAAGCATGACTGTTTCTTTTTCCAGCCAACTGATCGTAAAACGCAACGCCGGGAGTCCACTCATTTCACCCAACTTTTTATACATTGGCTCCAGGCTTCCAAGGGGAAATTCAGCCTCTCCAACCGTGTAGAATTCTAAGCCAGCTTTCTGTACCTTAGTTTGCACATCGGGCATATGAAATAAGGTGACACGATGGCCGCGCCGTTGCAATTCTCTGCCCAAAGCACACATCGGGTTGAGGTGACCGATGGCAGCAGGACAAAGAATCCCATAATGAGTCATAGGGAAACCTTCAAAAAATGCAAAGGAAGTATAACTATTATCTCTGATTGGGTGCAAAATTTATGGTCATAATTTTAGTATCAAACAATTCACACAGTTATGATGCCTCACGGATTTTACTGGAGTTTTAAGAACTTATCTAAAGCTACTACCATACTCCCAGGCCAACGACGGATATTTTTTACCCAGTTGATATCCTTATAACGGTTATCAAGTCCATAAGCTGCTACCCAGTTACTTTCAGCTTCCCCTTGTTTTCCATTCACCCAGTAGGCAGCTGTGAGGGCTGCACGCATATCGGCAAATTTGGGATATTTGCGGACGATATTTTGCATTTCCCGGATTGCTTGGTCTATTTGACCAGTTTCATAAAGGGCGAGGGCGTAGTTAGCACGGGCGAAGGCAAAATTCGGGGCAATTTCCACTGATTTTTGATAATCTGCGATCGCATCTTCCCATTTTCCTAAACCACCTTTGGCATTACCGCGATTGTTATATGCCATCGCATCGTTAGGATCGAGTTCTAGAACATGATTATAATCTGCGATCGCATCATCCCATTTTCCCAACCCTTCCAACGCTGCACCCCTATTCAAATAAGGATCTGTGACATTTGGGGCAAGTTCTATGGCTTTGTTATAATCTGGCAACGCCTCTTCTAATTTGTTCTGACTTACCCGCGAATTTCCTCGGTTACTCCACGCCCCCGCATTGGTAGGAAATTGCTCAATAATCTTTGTCCAATAAGTTTCAGCCGTGGCAAAATCACCGTTATTTGTAGCGGCAAAAGCCTGATTTGCCCACTCATCACCTTGTTTTAATTGCTCTTGAGTAACACTTGGCAATTGAGATTGTGCCATCACTGGTGTACCCCAGCCAAACACAAGTAACAAACTGAGAAAAATACTAATCAACTTAATCATCTGGATTTACCGTAAGTGAGTGGGGAGTGGGGAGTGGGGTGAGGGAGATGAGGGAGCAGGGGGAGCAGGGGAGGCAGGGGAGGCAGGGGAGGCAGGGGGAGAAAGAATAACCAATGCCCAATGCCCAATGCCCAATGCCCAATTTACAATAACGACAACTGTCCGCTAGGCGGCGTAAATCCCAAATGCTTGTATGCTGCTTTTGTTGCCATCCTGCCACGGGGAGTCCTGGTTAAATACCCAATCTGCATCAGGTAAGGTTCGTACACCTCTTCAATTGTTTGGGTATCTTCACCTGTTGCGGCTGCCATTGTTTCTAACCCCACTGGTCCGCCGTTAAATTGTTCAATAATTACACTCAGCATCTGACGATCTGTCCAATCTAAACCACACGGATCTACTTGAAATAGTTGCAATGCTTCAGATGCAATGCTTTCGTTAATTTTTCCAGATAACTTTACTTCCGCATAATCACGTACTCTTTTTAGTAATCTATTGGCTATGCGTGGTGTTCCCCGCGATCGCCGGGCAATTTCTGTGGCACCATCTTCTGTAATGGGAGTTTTCAGTAATTCAGCAGTTCGCAGTACAATTTTACTCAGTTCATCAACTTCATAAAATCGCAGTTTTTGAATTAACCCGAAGCGATCGCGCAGTGGTGAAGTTAAAGCACCCACGCGGGTTGTAGCTCCCACCAGGGTAAATTTTGACAGCGGCAAACTTCTAATGCGAGCGCTCGAACCCTTACCAATAGTAATATCTAAACGATAATCTTCCATCGCTGGATAGAGAATTTCTTCTGTCATCCGGGATAGGCGATGAATTTCATCCACAAATAAAATATCACCTGGTTTCATGTTCACCAGTAGCCCAACAATATCTCGTGGACGTTCCAGCGCTGGGGCACTGGTAATTTTGTAACTTACCCCCATTTCCGATGCTAAAATCATTGCCATTGTGGTTTTACCCAATCCTGGCGGCCCGTACAGCAGCAAGTGATCCAGCACCTCACCACGAGACTTGGCTGCTTTGATGGCAATATCTAGTACATCCTTTAAATCCTTTTGCCCTATGTAATCAGCAAATCGCTGGGGTCGAATACTTTCTTCCTGTCTGTCTTGTTCATCAATAGCAGCTTCAGGTTGCAAAATATTGTCTGTGGATGCTGCTTTCGCCGATTCCCGACGCTGTTTTGGTTCTCCGTTGGGTTCTGGAGGCTGTTTTTTCGAGGAGATTATCGCCATAATTCAGCTATCTACTTTTTAGGGGACTGGGGAGTGGGGGCTGGGGACTGGGGACTGGGGACTGGGGACTGGGGACTGGGGGAGATGAGGGAGATGAGGGAGTGTGGGGAGATTAGAAAAAAGCTTCCTAACCTTCCCACACCTCCCACACTCCCGATGCCCGATGCCCGATGCCCCATGCCCCATTCCCCATACTTGTGAAAATTTTCGTTTGCAAATACCCGCGCCAATTTAAAATTTAAATTCCGGTCAATTACCTAGAAGTACAAAAATAATTATGTTATCTAAAAGAATCTTACCGTGCTTAGATGTGAAGGCGGGACGGGTTGTAAAAGGAGTTAATTTTGTCAACCTCCAAGATGCAGGCGATCCTGTAGAACTGGCAAAGGTTTACAACGAAGCCGGTGCTGATGAGTTAGTGTTTCTGGATATTACGGCGACTCATGAAGACCGAGCTACTATTTTAGATGTGGTTTACCGCACTGCTGAACAGGTCTTCATTCCATTGACTGTGGGTGGGGGTATTCAATCCTTAGAAAATGTTAAAGCTTTGTTACGAGTTGGAGCAGACAAGGTTAGTATTAATTCTGCGGCAGTGCGTGAACCAGACTTGATTAATCGGGCAAGCGATCGCTTTGGTAATCAATGCATAGTTGTTGCTATTGACGCCAGACGCAGAATTGACCCGGAAAACCCAGGTTGGGATGTGTATGTACGCGGTGGCAGGGAAAATACAGGCTTAGATGCCCTACTGTGGGCACAAGAAGTTGAAAAACGGGGGGCCGGAGAACTGCTAGTTACAAGTATGGATGCTGACGGAACCCAAGCCGGATATGACCTAGAGTTAACCCGGAGAATTGCAGAAGCTGTAGAAATTCCAGTTATTGCTTCTGGCGGCGCAGGGAATTGTGAACATATATACGAAGCGGTAACTGAAGGCAAAGCTGAAGCAGCACTACTAGCATCCCTCCTACATTACGGTCAATTAAGCGTAGCTCAAATCAAAAATTATCTACGCGATCGCCATGTACCAGTACGCTTGTTTTAGAGAATGGTTATTTGTTAATCAATGGCATCTGTCTTTGGTTAGACACACTTCCTCAAAAGGATGTTAATATTAGTTTACATGTATTAAGAAATATTAAGAAATATGTTGCTTCCTATTTTACTTTTTGATGTAGCCCTAGTTGCATGGTCGCTACACCTCATGGAAAGAGCCTATGAGAATAAGGAATTTTCCTTGATGTTGGCTGGTACATTGGTTGCTTTGGCGGCTGCTGCCATGTTAGTAGTTTACTTTTTAATGGGTCACTGCATGACCTATTTGTTGCAAGTATCTTAGAGACTGCTGGGCACAGGAGATACGTAAAATTCACTTTCCACAAACAACTTGACAAAGTACCAATAATTAAGCGATAATATATAGTGGATTTTTAAGGGGTTATAGCGCAGTTGGTAGCGCACCTCAATGGCATTGAGGGGGTCAGCGGTTCGAATCCGCTTAGCTCCATTGATATCTTAAACATCTAGCTATCTGTTTTGTCACTGGAAGCATAACTTTTCCGTTACGGAAAGCCTATGCTTCCAATACACCTGGAAAATATTATATTCTCTGTATAGATTTCAGCCATCCGCACCAAACACGCAATTCAGAGTAACGACCTCTGAAAAACCGGAAGTAATCTACAAACCCATCGAATATAGAATTAGACGGTCATGTAGCCGGTCGGGCAAAATATGCTTCAGCACGGCTCCGATTTTGGCATCTTGTCCAACGAGATAGCGTGTCTTTGGCTGCTTGGCAGTCAGCGCATGAACAACAGTTTGAGCAACAATATCCGCAGAAATTCCTTTAGATGCAATAATTTGCATTTTCTGACGTACAATACTCATCGCCTGACCGTAGAGATTGAGTGCCGGTTGTAGTAAACTTTCCTGTCCGAGTTCAGCTTGAGTCAGGGATTTATCCCAAATAGGTGTAGCGACGGAACCAGGTTCAATAATTGAAACAGAGATTCCCCAAGGTCGTAATTCCATACGCATCACATCAGTGAGTGCTTCCAAGGCAAACTTTGAAGCATTGTAAGCGCCCAAAAACGGGGTAGGACTTATACCAGAAATGGAACCCATATTGACAATTCGACCACGGCCTTGACGTAATAAACCAAGAAATGCTTGCGTCACAGCTAATTGTCCAGTGACATTAACATTCATCTGATGTTGAAATTCAGCGATCGCTAATAATTCTAAAGGACCTGGGACAGCAATTCCGGCATTATTTACTAAACCTGAAATCCCAGCATCACCAACTGTATTTGTTACCCTATTAACTACAGAGGCGATGGATTCAGCATCAGTAACATCTAAAAAAATCGGAATCAGTCTTTGTGAAGCTTTTTCTTGGAGTGTTTGAGCATCAATATCTTGACGCACACCAGCAAAAACAGAAAATCCCAACCTGTCTAAAAGCAAAGCACAGGCCTGACCAATTCCTGTTGACGCTCCTGTAATCAGGACTGTACCTTGATAATCTCCTGCAACCATTAGTTTTTTTGATTATGAAACTGCTGTAATATTTCTCTGTGTGTCCTAATTAAATTAAGCTAACGCACCTAGACGTTACATTTTTTCCTCAAGATATTTAGTCACTTGGTATCAATCCTTGCAGATACCAGAGCGCAGACAATCTTCGGTTTGGTCATCTCTAGCCGATATTTGCCACGGCAATATACCTGAGGGGGCATTTGTGGTGTAAACCACGAGAGCAGCTATGGTAGGAAGCTGGTTTTTGACAATTGACACGTTACCACAAATATTTCCTAGCTCAGCATTGGATAAATAAATAGGCAATGCCATCAGACCAATGCAAATTGTCCGGTTCATACAACCTCAGCTAAAAATTTCCGATTACGCTAAACTTAGATGCCACCTTGATGAACCGGAGTTGAAAAACTGAGCATTGTTATGTTGTGTTAATTTACTCAGTCCTACTAGCCGCAGAGACGTGATTTACAAATTATCGGTTCCACCCTTTTTGAGGTTAGGCATTGCCTACAAGATGGCTTCCTACTAACTTATGCAGATGCAACCCCAAAAAACAGGACAAAAAACCCACAACACTCAAAAACATATCTTGCTAGCTACATTAGCCAGATAAAATAGTTAACAAATGTTGCCTGCCTAATAAACTGACTCATGACGCCTTCACAAGACGTAGATACTGTAACCGCTCCTGATATCAACCCAGAAGCAAATGGCAACTCACAAACAGATCCTTTAGATGAGTTGCCAGGTGAAGTCGAAATGTCCCTTTTCGACCACCTAGAAGAGTTGCGACAGCGAATTTTTTATTCGCTGATTGCTGTGGCAATAGGCATTATCGGCTGTTTCTTTGCCGTGAAGCCGATTGTCCAACTACTTGAGGTTCCAGCACAAGGAGTAAAATTTCTTCAACTTGCACCTGGAGAATATTTCTTTGTCTCCTTCAAAGTTGCAGCTTACACTGGCTTGGTACTTGCTAGTCCTTTCATTCTTTACCAAATTATCCAGTTTGTGCTTCCCGGATTGACTCGCCGCGAACGCAGTTTATTGGGACCTGTGGTTTTAGGGTCGAGTGTTTTATTTGCTGCTGGTTTAGTATTTGCCTATTTGCTTCTGATTCCCGCAGCTTTGAAATTTTTCATCAGCTACGGAGCGGATGTAGTTGAACAACTTTGGTCAATTGACAAATATTTTGAATTTGTGCTGCTACTTTTATTCAGCACTGGCTTAGCATTTCAAATTCCCATCATTCAACTGTTACTCGGTAACTTGAATATTGTCTCGTCCGAGAAGATGGTTTCTGGTTGGCGTTACGTGATTATGGGAGCAGTGATTTTAGGAGCTATTCTCACACCTTCTACTGACCCCCTCACCCAAAGTCTTTTAGCTGGTGCAGTTCTGGGACTTTACTTTGGCGGGATTGGTTTGGTGAAACTTACAGGAAAATAGCGATCGCCACGCCCAAGAAAAAATTAAAAAATTAAAATGTAAACCCAGGGAATTTTAGATTTTAAATTTTGGATTTTGGATTTAAAATTCAAAGTTAAAACATGTCTAAGACCAGGTGAATGTCTACTTTCTCTGCGATAATCAACCTACCAGGGAAAATCTAAAATCCCAAATTATTCATTCAAACCACTGGTTACCCTGCGGCAACGCTGCGCGAACAGGCATAGGGTCAATCTAAAATCTCAAATCTAAAATTCAATGGCACAAATTAGCTTTGAGGATTTTGAAAAAGTCGAAATTCATGTTGGCAAAATTATCAAAGTTGAAGAATTTCCGAAAGCTAAGAAACCAGCTTATAAATTGTGGATAGATTTTGGGAATTTGGGCATCAAAAAATCTAGCGCCCAAATTACTAAACTTTATGAACCGAGGGAATTAATCAACAGATTAATATTAGCTGTTACTAACTTTCCACCCCGTCAAATTGCTGATTTCATCTCGGAAGTTTTAGTCTTGGGAGTGGTTCTAGATGATGGGGAGGTTGTGTTAATTCAGCCAGATAAAGATGTAGCCCTTGGCAAAAGAATTTCATAGCACGTTTGAGGTCATAAACTTAGATTTAGATAGAAAATGTAATGACTGAGAGATTGATTAATGTTCAAGTAACAACAGGTTATAAGATCCATTCGGAAGCTCGTTCACCCAGATCTAGAGGAATGCTGACGGCTTTGCCCAGTCGGGGGCGATCGCGTGTTTGAGTGATAAATGTTTGCACTTGTGTTGTTCCACCCAAGGCATGAAGATAACTGGCGATGCTATCAAGATGCTCTTGGTACTCTGCCTCAGTTAAGGG
It encodes the following:
- the tatC gene encoding twin-arginine translocase subunit TatC; its protein translation is MTPSQDVDTVTAPDINPEANGNSQTDPLDELPGEVEMSLFDHLEELRQRIFYSLIAVAIGIIGCFFAVKPIVQLLEVPAQGVKFLQLAPGEYFFVSFKVAAYTGLVLASPFILYQIIQFVLPGLTRRERSLLGPVVLGSSVLFAAGLVFAYLLLIPAALKFFISYGADVVEQLWSIDKYFEFVLLLLFSTGLAFQIPIIQLLLGNLNIVSSEKMVSGWRYVIMGAVILGAILTPSTDPLTQSLLAGAVLGLYFGGIGLVKLTGK
- the hisF gene encoding imidazole glycerol phosphate synthase subunit HisF, which codes for MLSKRILPCLDVKAGRVVKGVNFVNLQDAGDPVELAKVYNEAGADELVFLDITATHEDRATILDVVYRTAEQVFIPLTVGGGIQSLENVKALLRVGADKVSINSAAVREPDLINRASDRFGNQCIVVAIDARRRIDPENPGWDVYVRGGRENTGLDALLWAQEVEKRGAGELLVTSMDADGTQAGYDLELTRRIAEAVEIPVIASGGAGNCEHIYEAVTEGKAEAALLASLLHYGQLSVAQIKNYLRDRHVPVRLF
- a CDS encoding glycosyltransferase gives rise to the protein MTHYGILCPAAIGHLNPMCALGRELQRRGHRVTLFHMPDVQTKVQKAGLEFYTVGEAEFPLGSLEPMYKKLGEMSGLPALRFTISWLEKETVMLFREIPEALSKAGIEALVVDQVTPGGGTIADFAEIPFVTLSNALLTNREDGVPPYFTHWGNNQAWWYRLRNRAGNFLLDRLSLKIWNLVVNQRLQWNLPPYAKREDAAGKLAHICQLPAEFDFPRERLPKCFHYTGPFQDPSGLEPISSSISFPFEKLNGQPLIFAALGTLQNRKEEIFQTIAEACVELDVQLVISLGQPDRKESLPNLPGSPLVVAYAPQQQLISRSILTITHGGMNAVLGALSSGVPLVAIPITNEQPGIAARIAYTGAGEFVPLSSLTVDKLRDTIKRVLTENSYKKNALRLQQAIRSAGGVTRTADIIEKVVSTKKPILAQTN
- a CDS encoding tetratricopeptide repeat protein, which gives rise to MIKLISIFLSLLLVFGWGTPVMAQSQLPSVTQEQLKQGDEWANQAFAATNNGDFATAETYWTKIIEQFPTNAGAWSNRGNSRVSQNKLEEALPDYNKAIELAPNVTDPYLNRGAALEGLGKWDDAIADYNHVLELDPNDAMAYNNRGNAKGGLGKWEDAIADYQKSVEIAPNFAFARANYALALYETGQIDQAIREMQNIVRKYPKFADMRAALTAAYWVNGKQGEAESNWVAAYGLDNRYKDINWVKNIRRWPGSMVVALDKFLKLQ
- a CDS encoding SDR family oxidoreductase, translating into MVAGDYQGTVLITGASTGIGQACALLLDRLGFSVFAGVRQDIDAQTLQEKASQRLIPIFLDVTDAESIASVVNRVTNTVGDAGISGLVNNAGIAVPGPLELLAIAEFQHQMNVNVTGQLAVTQAFLGLLRQGRGRIVNMGSISGISPTPFLGAYNASKFALEALTDVMRMELRPWGISVSIIEPGSVATPIWDKSLTQAELGQESLLQPALNLYGQAMSIVRQKMQIIASKGISADIVAQTVVHALTAKQPKTRYLVGQDAKIGAVLKHILPDRLHDRLILYSMGL
- the ruvB gene encoding Holliday junction branch migration DNA helicase RuvB; this translates as MAIISSKKQPPEPNGEPKQRRESAKAASTDNILQPEAAIDEQDRQEESIRPQRFADYIGQKDLKDVLDIAIKAAKSRGEVLDHLLLYGPPGLGKTTMAMILASEMGVSYKITSAPALERPRDIVGLLVNMKPGDILFVDEIHRLSRMTEEILYPAMEDYRLDITIGKGSSARIRSLPLSKFTLVGATTRVGALTSPLRDRFGLIQKLRFYEVDELSKIVLRTAELLKTPITEDGATEIARRSRGTPRIANRLLKRVRDYAEVKLSGKINESIASEALQLFQVDPCGLDWTDRQMLSVIIEQFNGGPVGLETMAAATGEDTQTIEEVYEPYLMQIGYLTRTPRGRMATKAAYKHLGFTPPSGQLSLL
- a CDS encoding sulfocyanin-like copper-binding protein yields the protein MTILTFPTFALLQALGRNYIILLLLCLNFINATPAIAANLSSDLLKQPATEITVSLGNAANELKFEPNHLEFLAGKRYNLRLTNPSQLKHYFTAKDFADGIWTQKVEAGKVEIKGAIHELELKPGAEAEWVFVPLKSGTYGLRCPIAGHTEAGMIGEIVISN
- a CDS encoding IS630 family transposase (programmed frameshift), translating into MSAPLRVRLTDLEDLTLLELRSATTVPQRTRDRAHIIRLNAQGWNVPAIAKIFECHEHTVRATLRRWENKGLGGLWETSGRGAKCKWLEADLAYLEDCLELEPRTYNSLQLSEKLSQDRNVQLSPSRLRRLLKKKVKWKRTRHTHKRKQDPEKRRIKQADLDTLKQAAAEGYVELKYLDESGCCRWSPVSYTYSRIGSQKQMAQVGSRGGRISILGLWQPQVSFEYALVQGGFKTKRYIEVMDWVAAKAQNTLVETGRISVIVHDNGSLHTSKKAKQKWLEWQEKGLFVFFLPPYSSEMNRIQEEWHQLKTHEIAGQMFDNNYDLAMAIIDGMEARSVKGEYALERLIFNCA
- a CDS encoding M16 family metallopeptidase, translated to MPSTLTENVRKTVLENGLIVLTKEVHTAPVVTVQVWYKVGSRNEEPGVNGIAHQLEHMMFKGTLNRPVQFGRLFSALGSDSNAFTSYDQTAYYGTVERSKLKALLVLEADRMQNTQIEPEQLASEKRVVISELQGYENSPEYRLNRALMQAVFPNHAYGLPVGGVKVDVEKFELEQVEKYYRNFYTPDNAVLVIVGDFQTANTLEIVKEVFGELPKRRELIVISPSSPSSPSSPSSPIILREPGAGRLLQAVYPLPDVNQPDVPALDVMDYILTEGRNSRLYQALVESGLAREVTASVTSLREFGWYEVLVTAASKQDLQKIDSVLNSAIANIAKKGVTLEEVERAKTQLTADVILSNRDITSQGMQLGHDETTADDYHYTDRYLAAVGLVKPTDVVAVINKYLKKETRRVGFFEPTEQQTTEVGHKPDSTQTTENFSPVAPVVAAEVANYLPTVDLATDGLLTVNDIAQILPQQFQLNNGLRLLLLPDHSTPTVTLSGYIQAGTEFDSDEQAGLAAFVAENLLSGTKTKDVLTIAKTLAQRGVSLDFQAYPEGVQIEGDSLAPDLPILIEILADALKNSTFPVKELELHRQQTLTDLQIELDEPSEVARRIFVQSIYPQKHPLHTFPTEESLQRIKRQDVIDFKLKHYRPDTAVLVLVGDFELESVRSLMEAKFADWQVSGEPPTLKYPTVSLPEKIVSVNQVLVGKTQAVTCMGYPGINRYDPRFYAVLVLNQILGGDTLSSRLGTEVRDRQGLSYGIYSYFLVGKNAGTFLIEMQTSPEDSIKAIASTRQILQQIHEQGVTALEVETAKRTLISNYNVSLANPDELTDRILMNEVYGLNKTELYSLTDKIHQVSLTEVNQAARELVHPDKIVVSTAGSAVLGKQNLM